In the Setaria italica strain Yugu1 chromosome VI, Setaria_italica_v2.0, whole genome shotgun sequence genome, one interval contains:
- the LOC101781398 gene encoding germin-like protein 8-14 → MAPKAAVLHLVLVPLLSLLLLPFSSLALAEDFCVANLLLPNTPSGYPCKPKALVNANDFYTDDLSRSGPVFSPFNTGLAPANVKQVPGLNGLGISATRVDIGVGGVVPLHTHPEGSELIFVVEGTISVGFISAETNTAYTKTLNKGDLFVFPQGLLHFQINIGNTTAVAINAYSSSNPGLQITPYALFGDTLRADVVSKVTFINEAEVRKEKAEFGIRAVPS, encoded by the coding sequence ATGGCGCCCAAGGCCGCCGTGCTCCACCTCGTGCTCGTGCCCTTGCTCTCCCTGCTGCttcttcccttctcctccctcgcTCTGGCCGAGGACTTCTGCGTCGCCAACCTGCTCCTCCCAAACACGCCGTCCGGCTACCCGTGCAAGCCCAAGGCTCTCGTCAACGCCAACGACTTCTACACCGACGACCTCTCCAGATCCGGCCCGGTCTTCTCCCCCTTCAACACTGGCTTGGCCCCGGCCAACGTCAAGCAGGTCCCGGGCCTGAACGGGCTCGGCATCAGCGCCACGCGCGTCGACATCGGCGTCGGCGGAGTCGTGCCCCTCCACACCCACCCGGAAGGCTCCGAGCTCATCTTCGTCGTCGAGGGAACCATCTCCGTCGGCTTCATCAGCGCCGAGACCAACACGGCCTACACCAAGACGCTGAACAAGGGCGACCTCTTCGTGTTCCCGCAGGGCCTGCTGCACTTCCAGATCAACATCGGCAACACGACCGCCGTCGCGATCAACGCGTACAGCAGCTCCAACCCAGGCCTGCAGATCACCCCATACGCGCTCTTCGGCGACACCCTGCGGGCGGACGTCGTGAGCAAGGTCACCTTCATCAATGAGGCGGAGGTCAGAAAGGAGAAGGCCGAGTTCGGCATCCGTGCCGTACCGTCGTAA
- the LOC101781800 gene encoding germin-like protein 8-14 yields MAKAVVLLLVVTPFLSLLPFSSLALNQDFCVADLPRGDTPAGYPCKPQTAVTADDFYYRGLGTTGPTINPFNIGLSSAFVTRFPGVNGLGISAARVDFAPGGVVPLHSHPGGTELLYVIEGAMAAGFITSLTNQVYTKTLYKGDLMVFPQGLLHFQYNLGNDTAVALSSYSSANPGLMILDFALFANNLPSDIVSKLTVLDELEVKKLKALFGGSG; encoded by the coding sequence ATGGCCAAGGCCGTGGTCCTGCTCCTCGTCGTCACACCCTTCCTCTCTTTGctgcccttctcctccctcgCCCTGAACCAGGACTTCTGCGTCGCCGACCTGCCCCGCGGCGACACGCCGGCGGGCTACCCGTGCAAGCCCCAGaccgccgtcaccgccgacgACTTCTACTACCGCGGCCTGGGCACCACCGGCCCGACCATCAACCCCTTCAACATTGGCCTGTCCTCGGCCTTCGTCACCCGGTTCCCCGGCGTGAACGGGCTCGGCATCTCCGCCGCGCGCGTCGACTTCGCCCCGGGCGGCGTCGTGCCGCTGCACTCGCACCCGGGCGGCACCGAGCTCCTCTACGTCATCGagggcgccatggccgccggcttCATCACCTCCCTGACCAACCAGGTGTACACCAAGACGCTGTACAAGGGAGACCTCATGGTGTTCCCGCAGGGCCTGCTGCACTTCCAGTACAACCTCGGCAACGACACGGCGGTGGCGCTCTCCTCGTACAGCAGCGCCAACCCCGGACTCATGATCCTGGACTTCGCGCTCTTCGCCAACAACCTGCCCTCGGACATCGTTAGCAAGCTCACCGTCCTGGATGAATTGGAGGTCAAGAAGCTCAAGGCGCTATTCGGCGGGAGCGGCTAA